From Toxorhynchites rutilus septentrionalis strain SRP chromosome 2, ASM2978413v1, whole genome shotgun sequence, a single genomic window includes:
- the LOC129765160 gene encoding uncharacterized protein LOC129765160: MYIKSGHRFLSDKGQIVFPGPPTRSAFSFSYITPPTSTVSTTTVALPETPDVEDETNFIDMWRGKTQSSSDMLSDKIQMFYIYITVTITSVFILILLLIFGYMLYKRKGFQNIDNQQNIENTRRQSIRRSRSHSRNYSKELEALDNPGLTLVP, translated from the exons ATGTATATCAAGTCCGGCCATAGATTCCTCAGCGACAAAGGCCAAATTGTATTTCCTGGCCCACCGACCCGTTCGGCCTTCTCATTCTCATACATAACACCACCTACGAGCACTGTTAGCACTACAACAGTTGCCTTGCCCGAAACACCGGATGTAGAGGATGAAACAAACTTCATTG ATATGTGGCGTGGCAAAACCCAATCAAGCTCAGACATGCTCTCAGATAAAATTCAGATGTTCTACATCTACATCACAGTCACGATTACGTCTGTTTTTATTCTAATACTACTACTAATATTTGGTTACATGTTATATAAACG GAAAGGATTCCAAAACATAGACAATCAACAAAATATCGAAAACACGAGAAGGCAAAGCATAAGGAGATCTCGCAGTCATTCCAGAAACTATTCCAAAGAACTTGAAGCATTGGACAATCCAGGGCTCACACTCGTGCCATAA